In a genomic window of Streptomyces sp. BHT-5-2:
- a CDS encoding TerD family protein, producing MSTFNKGIEKVVVALGWDPSPIGEPDIDLDLIAATYAADAPHGEPAYLVHFDSRSPDGTIMLNRDSRTGQGFGDDEVMTLELERLSEHYSRVVVGVVIQQAHGRKVFGEVENTLIEVREGYTRLARNDFAGVPDATAAAVAEFTRDASGEWRFQPVLRGFDTDPEGFARLMGA from the coding sequence GTGAGCACGTTCAACAAGGGGATCGAGAAGGTCGTGGTGGCGCTCGGATGGGACCCCAGCCCCATCGGTGAGCCGGACATCGACCTTGACCTCATCGCGGCGACATATGCGGCGGACGCGCCGCACGGCGAGCCGGCCTATCTGGTGCACTTCGACAGCCGATCGCCGGACGGAACCATCATGCTCAACCGCGACAGCCGCACCGGGCAGGGGTTCGGTGACGACGAGGTCATGACGCTTGAGCTGGAGCGCCTGTCGGAGCACTACTCGCGTGTCGTGGTGGGTGTGGTGATCCAGCAGGCACACGGCCGCAAGGTCTTCGGCGAGGTGGAGAACACCCTCATCGAGGTACGCGAGGGCTACACCAGGCTGGCGCGGAACGATTTTGCCGGGGTGCCGGACGCCACGGCTGCGGCAGTCGCCGAATTCACACGCGACGCATCGGGCGAATGGCGTTTCCAGCCCGTACTGCGCGGGTTCGACACCGACCCGGAGGGGTTCGCCAGGCTGATGGGCGCCTGA
- a CDS encoding ADP-ribosylglycohydrolase family protein — protein MTTPDPRDTDRCARALASLRGLSVGDAFGSQFFVPAHHPHLRRRELPPGPWRWTDDTEMACSVLTVLTTHHRVDQDALARSFADRHDDARDYGPAVDRLLRQIRAGGDWRELSAALFNGHGSWGNGAAMRIAPLGAWYADDPEQATHQAEVSAYPTHQHREAVVGAMAVAAAAALAADPARTPGPRELIDGVLALIPRSAVQAGLRRARDMLDYADPGTVAAVLGCGRRTTAHDTVPFTLWAAARNLGDFEGAFWTTVRAGGDVDTTCGIVGGIVAAAPGGTPPREWLARTEPLPAWVPTL, from the coding sequence ATGACGACCCCTGACCCTCGTGACACGGACCGCTGTGCGCGGGCTCTGGCGAGCCTGCGCGGCCTCTCCGTGGGCGACGCCTTCGGATCGCAGTTCTTCGTCCCCGCCCACCACCCCCACCTCAGGCGGCGCGAGCTGCCGCCCGGGCCCTGGCGGTGGACCGACGACACCGAGATGGCCTGCTCCGTCCTCACCGTCCTCACCACCCACCACCGCGTAGACCAGGACGCGCTGGCCCGCTCCTTCGCCGACCGCCACGACGACGCCCGCGACTACGGCCCGGCCGTCGACCGCCTCCTCCGGCAGATCCGCGCCGGCGGCGACTGGCGCGAACTGTCCGCCGCGCTCTTCAACGGCCACGGCTCCTGGGGCAACGGCGCCGCCATGCGCATCGCCCCCCTCGGCGCCTGGTATGCCGACGACCCCGAGCAGGCCACCCACCAGGCGGAGGTCTCCGCCTACCCCACCCACCAGCACCGCGAGGCCGTCGTCGGCGCGATGGCCGTGGCCGCCGCGGCCGCCCTTGCCGCCGACCCGGCGCGTACGCCCGGCCCCCGGGAGCTGATCGACGGCGTGCTGGCCCTGATCCCGCGCAGCGCCGTACAGGCCGGCCTGCGCCGGGCCCGCGACATGCTCGACTACGCCGACCCCGGCACCGTCGCCGCCGTCCTGGGCTGCGGCCGTCGCACCACCGCGCACGACACCGTGCCGTTCACCCTCTGGGCGGCGGCCCGCAACCTCGGCGACTTCGAGGGGGCGTTCTGGACCACCGTCCGGGCCGGCGGCGACGTCGACACCACCTGCGGCATCGTCGGCGGCATCGTCGCCGCGGCCCCCGGAGGCACCCCGCCCCGCGAATGGCTCGCCCGCACCGAGCCGCTGCCCGCCTGGGTGCCCACCCTCTGA
- a CDS encoding histidine phosphatase family protein — MARPRRIVLLRHGESVGNVDDTVYEREPDHALALTRAGRRQAEEAGHTLREMFGHERISAYVSPYRRTHQTFRGLGLDAGRVRVREEPRLREQDWGNWQDRDDVRRQKAYRDAYGHFFYRFAQGESGADVYDRVGAFLESLWRSFEDPRHPPNVLIVTHGITMRLFCMRWFHWTVADFESLSNPGNAEWRTLLLGPDGRYRLDRPFDRWCEPRSYGVTG, encoded by the coding sequence ATGGCGCGGCCCCGACGCATCGTCCTGCTCCGCCACGGCGAGTCCGTGGGGAACGTCGACGACACCGTCTACGAGCGCGAGCCGGACCACGCGCTCGCCCTGACCCGGGCCGGGCGTCGCCAGGCCGAGGAGGCCGGGCACACGCTGCGGGAGATGTTCGGCCACGAACGGATCTCCGCCTATGTCTCGCCCTACCGCCGCACCCACCAGACCTTCCGCGGCCTCGGCCTGGACGCGGGCCGCGTCCGGGTCCGCGAGGAGCCCCGGCTCCGCGAGCAGGACTGGGGCAACTGGCAGGACCGCGACGACGTACGGCGCCAGAAGGCGTACCGCGACGCCTACGGCCACTTCTTCTACCGCTTCGCACAGGGCGAGTCCGGCGCCGACGTCTATGACCGGGTGGGGGCCTTCCTGGAGAGCCTCTGGCGCAGCTTCGAGGACCCACGCCACCCGCCCAACGTCCTGATCGTGACGCACGGGATCACCATGCGGCTGTTCTGCATGCGGTGGTTCCACTGGACCGTCGCCGACTTCGAGTCGCTGTCCAACCCGGGCAACGCCGAGTGGCGCACCCTGCTCCTCGGCCCGGACGGCCGCTACCGCCTCGACCGGCCCTTCGACCGCTGGTGTGAACCCCGGTCTTATGGCGTCACCGGTTAA
- a CDS encoding alpha/beta fold hydrolase — MPVFTASDGTVLAYHLAGKGAPLLCLPGGPMRASAYLGDLGGMADHRQLIRLDLRGTGESAIPTDPASYRCDRQVDDVEALRAHLGLARVDLLAHSAAGDLALLYASRLPARIRSLTLVTARARALGVDFTEGHRREAAALRSAEPWFPDAYRSYEAVWSGTATDADWDAIAPFFYGRWDAAAQEHAASEVPQTNEEAAERYASAGAFDPAAARAALAALDAPVLLLTGELDSGPRPRVAEEIAALLPGATLTVQPGAGHFPWLDAPERFTRTVVDFLPQPG; from the coding sequence ATGCCTGTTTTCACCGCATCCGACGGGACCGTGCTCGCCTATCACCTCGCCGGAAAAGGCGCGCCGCTGCTCTGCCTTCCCGGTGGCCCGATGCGTGCTTCCGCCTACCTCGGCGACCTCGGTGGAATGGCGGACCACCGCCAACTGATCCGGCTCGATCTGCGCGGCACCGGTGAATCCGCTATTCCCACCGACCCGGCGAGCTACCGGTGCGACCGTCAGGTGGACGACGTCGAGGCGCTGCGCGCGCACCTCGGGCTCGCCCGCGTCGATCTTCTCGCGCACTCCGCCGCCGGTGATCTCGCCCTGCTCTACGCGTCCCGTCTTCCGGCGCGCATCCGCAGCCTCACCCTGGTCACCGCCCGGGCCCGGGCCCTGGGCGTCGACTTCACCGAAGGGCATCGCCGGGAAGCGGCGGCGCTGCGGTCCGCCGAACCGTGGTTCCCGGACGCGTACCGCTCCTACGAGGCGGTCTGGTCCGGCACCGCCACCGATGCCGACTGGGACGCCATCGCCCCGTTCTTCTACGGCCGTTGGGATGCGGCAGCCCAGGAGCACGCCGCATCCGAGGTCCCCCAGACCAATGAGGAGGCCGCGGAACGGTACGCGTCCGCCGGTGCCTTCGACCCGGCGGCGGCGCGAGCCGCCCTGGCCGCGCTGGACGCGCCGGTGCTTCTCCTCACGGGCGAGCTGGACAGCGGGCCGCGGCCCCGGGTGGCCGAGGAGATCGCCGCCCTGCTGCCCGGCGCCACGCTGACCGTCCAGCCGGGCGCCGGTCACTTCCCCTGGCTCGACGCCCCGGAGCGTTTCACCCGGACCGTTGTGGATTTCCTCCCACAGCCCGGCTGA
- a CDS encoding ribonuclease HII, translating into MPYEPPTHTVERSLRATTGARIVAGIDEVGRGAWAGPVSVCAAVTGLRRPPDGLTDSKLLTPKRRVELCEALSTWVTSYALGHSSPEEIDALGMTAALRLAAVRALEALPVRPDAVILDGKHDYLGAPWRVRTVIKGDQSCVAVAAASVIAKVRRDTMMAELGLEYADFDFAANAGYPSPTHRTALEEHGPTPYHRVSWSYMDALPRWRHLKKVRVTPEAAALEAGGQLGFDF; encoded by the coding sequence ATGCCGTACGAGCCTCCCACCCATACCGTCGAGCGATCACTGCGCGCCACCACGGGCGCCCGGATCGTCGCAGGGATCGACGAGGTCGGGCGCGGAGCCTGGGCCGGCCCCGTCAGCGTCTGCGCCGCCGTCACCGGTCTGCGCCGGCCGCCGGACGGACTCACCGATTCCAAGCTGCTGACCCCCAAGCGTCGCGTCGAACTCTGCGAGGCGCTGTCCACCTGGGTCACCTCGTACGCCCTGGGGCACTCCTCCCCGGAGGAGATCGACGCCCTGGGCATGACCGCGGCACTGCGGCTCGCCGCCGTACGCGCCCTGGAGGCGCTTCCGGTCCGGCCGGACGCGGTCATCCTCGACGGCAAGCACGACTACCTGGGCGCGCCGTGGCGGGTCCGTACGGTCATCAAGGGCGACCAGTCCTGTGTCGCGGTCGCCGCGGCGTCCGTGATCGCCAAGGTGCGACGGGACACCATGATGGCCGAACTCGGCCTGGAGTACGCCGACTTCGACTTCGCGGCCAACGCCGGCTACCCCTCGCCGACCCACCGCACCGCCCTGGAGGAGCACGGTCCCACGCCGTACCACCGGGTGTCGTGGTCCTACATGGACGCCCTGCCCCGGTGGCGGCACCTCAAGAAGGTGCGCGTCACCCCCGAAGCAGCCGCTCTGGAGGCCGGTGGCCAACTCGGCTTCGACTTCTGA
- a CDS encoding RecQ family ATP-dependent DNA helicase — MDERELRAEADAILAELVGDPAGSARLREDQWQAVSALVEERRRALVVQRTGWGKSAVYFVATALLRRRGAGPTVIVSPLLALMRNQVEAAERAGIRARTINSANPEEWGAIHEEVERGGTDVLLVSPERLNSVDFRDQLLPRLAATTGLLVVDEAHCISDWGHDFRPDYRRLRAMLADLRPGVPVLATTATANARVTADVAEQLGTGAGEALVLRGPLERESLRLGVVRLPDAAHRLAWLAEHLDELPGSGIVYALTVSAAEEATAYLRQRGFPVASYTGRTENADRLQAEEDLLANRVKALVATSALGMGFDKPDLGFVLHLGAPSSPIAYYQQVGRAGRGVAHAEVLLLPGAEDEAIWRYFADTAFPPEAQVRQTLAALADAGRPLSVPALEAVVDLRRSRLETMLKVLDVDGAVRRVKGGWTATGAEWVYDAERYAWVARQRSAEQQAMRDYVRASGCRMEFLRRQLDDEGAEPCGRCDNCAGPWADSAVSAETLTAAEKELDRPGTEIEPRRMWPTGMPALGIELKGRIPAAEQCATGRALGRLSDIGWGNRLRPLLAENAPDGPVPDDVLRAAVAVLADWARSPGGWAPNVPDATTRPAGVVAVPSLARPQLVGSLAQGIATVGRLPFLGTLTYTGPGGAHAARRSNSAQRLRALSGAFGVSEELADALRRTPGPVLLVDDYTDSGWTLAVAARLLRRTGSERVLPLVLAAAG, encoded by the coding sequence ATGGACGAACGGGAGCTGCGCGCCGAAGCCGATGCCATCCTCGCCGAGCTGGTCGGCGACCCGGCGGGCTCGGCGCGGCTGCGGGAGGACCAGTGGCAGGCGGTGTCGGCCCTGGTGGAGGAGCGCCGGCGGGCCCTGGTGGTGCAGCGCACCGGCTGGGGCAAGTCGGCGGTGTACTTCGTCGCCACCGCCCTGCTGCGCCGCCGCGGCGCCGGCCCCACGGTGATCGTCTCGCCGCTGCTGGCCCTGATGCGCAACCAGGTCGAGGCGGCCGAGCGGGCCGGTATCCGGGCGCGCACCATCAACTCCGCCAACCCCGAGGAGTGGGGCGCCATCCACGAGGAGGTCGAGCGCGGCGGGACCGACGTCCTCCTCGTCAGCCCGGAGCGCCTCAATTCCGTGGACTTCCGCGATCAGCTGCTGCCCCGGCTCGCGGCGACCACCGGCCTGCTGGTGGTCGACGAGGCGCACTGCATCTCCGACTGGGGCCACGACTTCCGCCCGGACTACCGCCGGCTGCGGGCCATGCTCGCCGACCTCCGGCCCGGCGTTCCGGTGCTGGCCACCACCGCGACGGCCAACGCACGGGTCACCGCGGACGTCGCAGAGCAGCTCGGCACCGGCGCCGGCGAGGCCCTGGTGCTGCGCGGACCGCTGGAGCGGGAGAGCCTGCGGCTGGGCGTGGTCCGGCTGCCGGACGCCGCGCACCGCCTGGCCTGGCTCGCCGAGCACCTGGACGAGCTGCCGGGCTCCGGGATCGTCTACGCCCTCACGGTGTCCGCCGCCGAGGAGGCCACCGCCTATCTGCGGCAGCGCGGCTTCCCGGTGGCCTCGTACACCGGGCGCACGGAGAACGCCGACCGGCTGCAGGCCGAGGAGGACCTGCTGGCCAATCGCGTCAAGGCCCTGGTGGCGACGTCGGCGCTGGGCATGGGGTTCGACAAGCCGGACCTGGGCTTCGTGCTCCACCTCGGCGCGCCGTCCTCGCCGATCGCCTACTACCAGCAGGTCGGCCGGGCGGGCCGCGGGGTGGCGCACGCCGAGGTGCTGCTGCTGCCGGGCGCGGAGGACGAGGCCATCTGGCGCTATTTCGCCGACACCGCCTTCCCGCCCGAGGCACAGGTCCGGCAGACCCTGGCCGCCCTCGCCGACGCCGGCCGCCCGCTGTCCGTGCCGGCCCTGGAGGCGGTGGTGGACCTCCGGCGCAGCCGGCTGGAGACGATGCTCAAGGTGCTGGACGTCGACGGCGCGGTCAGGCGCGTGAAGGGCGGCTGGACGGCCACCGGCGCCGAGTGGGTCTACGACGCCGAACGCTACGCCTGGGTGGCCCGGCAGCGCTCCGCCGAGCAGCAGGCCATGCGCGACTACGTGCGCGCGTCCGGCTGCCGGATGGAGTTCCTGCGCCGGCAGCTCGACGACGAGGGCGCCGAGCCGTGCGGCCGCTGCGACAACTGCGCGGGCCCCTGGGCCGATTCCGCGGTCTCCGCGGAGACGCTGACGGCGGCCGAGAAGGAGCTGGACCGGCCCGGGACGGAGATCGAACCGCGCCGGATGTGGCCGACGGGGATGCCGGCACTGGGCATCGAGCTCAAGGGCCGCATTCCCGCGGCCGAGCAGTGCGCCACCGGCCGTGCCCTGGGGCGGCTCTCGGACATCGGCTGGGGCAACCGGCTGCGCCCGCTGCTGGCGGAGAACGCCCCCGACGGCCCGGTGCCCGACGACGTCCTGCGGGCCGCCGTCGCCGTCCTCGCCGACTGGGCACGCTCCCCCGGAGGCTGGGCGCCGAACGTCCCGGACGCCACCACCCGCCCGGCCGGAGTCGTCGCCGTACCGTCGCTGGCCCGCCCGCAGCTGGTCGGCTCGCTGGCCCAGGGCATCGCGACCGTCGGCCGCCTCCCCTTCCTCGGCACTCTGACGTACACCGGGCCGGGCGGGGCGCACGCGGCACGCCGCAGCAACTCCGCCCAGCGACTCCGGGCGCTCTCCGGCGCCTTCGGCGTCTCCGAGGAGCTGGCGGACGCCCTGCGGCGCACTCCGGGCCCCGTGCTGCTCGTGGACGACTACACCGACTCCGGCTGGACCCTCGCCGTCGCCGCCCGCCTGCTCCGCCGGACGGGCAGCGAACGGGTCCTTCCACTGGTCCTCGCCGCGGCGGGCTGA
- a CDS encoding vitamin B12-dependent ribonucleotide reductase gives MTETTSGPARGSRAKGSKTAKGLRIERIHTTPGVHPYDEVEWARRDVVMTNWRDGSVNFEQRGVEFPEFWSVNAVNIVTSKYFRGAVGSPARESSLKQLIDRVVKTYRKSGEENGYFASPADAEIFEHELAYALLHQVFSFNSPVWFNVGTQQPQQVSACFILSVDDSMESILDWYKEEGMIFKGGSGAGLNLSRIRSSKELLSSGGNASGPVSFMRGADASAGTIKSGGATRRAAKMVVLDVDHPDVEAFIETKVKEEEKIRALRDAGFDMDLGGDDITSVQYQNANNSVRVNDEFMKAVESGAKFGLRGRLNGEVIEEVDAKGLFRKMAEAAWACADPGIQYDDTINHWHTSPESGRITASNPCSEYMHLDNSSCNLASLNLLKFLRDDDQGNQSFDAARFAKVVELVITAMDISICFADFPTQKIGETTRAFRQLGIGYANLGALLMATGHAYDSDGGRALAGAITSLMTGTSYKRSAELAAIVGPYDGYARNADAHKRVMKQHADANGEAKRMDDLDTPVWAAATEAWQDVLHLGEKNGFRNAQASVLAPTGTIGLMMDCDTTGVEPDLALVKFKKLVGGGSMQIVNNTVPKALKRLGYQPEQVEAIVAHIADHGNVVDAPGLKLEHYEVFDCAMGERSISPMGHVRMMAAAQPFLSGAISKTVNVPESATVEEIEDVYFQGWKLGLKALAIYRDNCKVGQPLSAKKKEEEKKAEAEPVAEKKVVEYRPVRKRLPKGRPGITTSFTVGGAEGYMTANSYPDDGLGEVFLKMSKQGSTLAGMMDAFSIAVSVGLQYGVPLETYVSKFVNMRFEPAGMTDDPDVRMAQSIVDYIFRRLALDFLPFETRSALGIHSVEERQRHLETGSYELPDDEVDVEGLAQSAPRQIEPQKESAPAAKAVEETAAPAPKQAHTNAELVEMQLGINADAPLCFSCGTKMQRAGSCYLCEGCGSTSGCS, from the coding sequence ATGACAGAGACGACGAGCGGCCCGGCACGAGGTTCCCGCGCCAAGGGAAGCAAGACGGCCAAGGGTCTGCGTATCGAGCGCATCCACACCACCCCCGGCGTGCATCCGTACGACGAGGTCGAGTGGGCGCGCCGTGACGTCGTCATGACCAACTGGCGCGACGGCTCGGTCAATTTCGAGCAGCGTGGCGTCGAGTTCCCCGAGTTCTGGTCGGTGAACGCGGTCAACATCGTCACGAGCAAGTACTTCCGCGGCGCGGTGGGCTCCCCGGCCCGCGAGTCGAGCCTCAAGCAGCTCATCGACCGCGTGGTCAAGACGTACCGCAAGAGCGGCGAGGAGAACGGTTACTTCGCCTCCCCGGCGGACGCCGAGATCTTCGAGCACGAGCTGGCCTACGCCCTGCTCCACCAGGTCTTCAGCTTCAACTCCCCGGTGTGGTTCAACGTCGGCACCCAGCAGCCGCAGCAGGTCAGCGCCTGCTTCATCCTCTCCGTGGACGACTCCATGGAGTCGATCCTGGACTGGTACAAGGAAGAGGGGATGATCTTCAAGGGCGGCTCCGGCGCCGGCCTGAACCTCTCCCGCATCCGCTCCTCCAAGGAGCTGCTCTCCTCCGGTGGCAACGCCTCCGGCCCGGTCTCCTTCATGCGCGGCGCCGACGCCTCCGCCGGCACCATCAAGTCCGGCGGCGCCACCCGCCGCGCGGCCAAGATGGTCGTCCTGGACGTCGACCACCCCGACGTCGAGGCGTTCATCGAGACCAAGGTCAAGGAAGAGGAGAAGATCCGCGCGCTGCGCGACGCGGGCTTCGACATGGACCTGGGCGGCGACGACATCACGTCCGTCCAGTACCAGAACGCCAACAACTCGGTCCGTGTGAACGACGAGTTCATGAAGGCCGTCGAGTCCGGTGCCAAGTTCGGCCTGCGCGGCCGGCTGAACGGCGAGGTCATCGAGGAGGTCGACGCCAAGGGCCTGTTCCGCAAGATGGCCGAGGCCGCCTGGGCCTGCGCCGACCCCGGCATCCAGTACGACGACACCATCAACCACTGGCACACCTCGCCGGAGTCCGGTCGCATCACCGCGTCCAACCCGTGCAGCGAGTACATGCACCTGGACAACTCCTCGTGCAACCTCGCCTCGCTCAACCTCCTGAAGTTCCTCCGCGACGACGACCAGGGCAACCAGTCCTTCGACGCCGCGCGGTTCGCCAAGGTCGTCGAGCTGGTCATCACGGCGATGGACATCTCCATCTGCTTCGCGGACTTCCCGACCCAGAAGATCGGCGAGACCACCCGCGCCTTCCGCCAGCTGGGCATCGGCTACGCCAACCTCGGCGCCCTGCTGATGGCCACCGGCCACGCCTACGACTCCGACGGCGGCCGCGCGCTGGCCGGTGCCATCACCTCGCTGATGACCGGCACCTCCTACAAGCGCTCCGCCGAGCTGGCCGCGATCGTCGGCCCGTACGACGGCTACGCCCGCAACGCCGACGCCCACAAGCGCGTCATGAAGCAGCACGCCGACGCCAACGGCGAGGCCAAGCGGATGGACGACCTGGACACCCCGGTCTGGGCCGCGGCCACCGAGGCGTGGCAGGACGTCCTCCACCTCGGCGAGAAGAACGGCTTCCGCAACGCCCAGGCGTCCGTGCTGGCCCCGACCGGCACCATCGGCCTGATGATGGACTGCGACACCACCGGCGTCGAGCCGGACCTGGCGCTGGTCAAGTTCAAGAAGCTGGTCGGCGGCGGCTCCATGCAGATCGTGAACAACACGGTCCCCAAGGCGCTCAAGCGGCTCGGCTACCAGCCCGAGCAGGTCGAGGCGATCGTCGCCCACATCGCCGACCACGGCAATGTCGTCGACGCCCCCGGCCTCAAGCTGGAGCACTACGAGGTCTTCGACTGCGCCATGGGCGAGCGCTCCATCTCCCCGATGGGTCACGTCCGCATGATGGCCGCGGCCCAGCCGTTCCTCTCCGGCGCGATCTCCAAGACGGTCAACGTCCCGGAGTCGGCCACCGTCGAGGAGATCGAGGACGTCTACTTCCAGGGCTGGAAGCTCGGCCTGAAGGCGCTCGCGATCTACCGCGACAACTGCAAGGTCGGCCAGCCCCTCTCCGCCAAGAAGAAGGAAGAGGAGAAGAAGGCCGAGGCCGAGCCGGTCGCGGAGAAGAAGGTGGTCGAGTACCGCCCGGTCCGCAAGCGCCTGCCCAAGGGCCGTCCCGGCATCACCACCTCCTTCACGGTCGGCGGCGCCGAGGGCTACATGACCGCCAACTCCTACCCGGACGACGGTCTCGGCGAGGTCTTCCTGAAGATGTCCAAGCAGGGCTCGACCCTCGCGGGCATGATGGACGCCTTCTCCATCGCGGTGTCGGTCGGCCTCCAGTACGGCGTGCCGCTGGAGACCTACGTCTCGAAGTTCGTCAACATGCGCTTCGAGCCGGCCGGTATGACCGACGACCCGGACGTGCGGATGGCGCAGTCGATCGTCGACTACATCTTCCGCCGCCTGGCGCTGGACTTCCTGCCGTTCGAGACCCGCTCGGCTCTGGGCATCCACTCCGTCGAGGAGCGCCAGCGCCACCTGGAGACCGGTTCGTACGAGCTGCCCGACGACGAGGTCGACGTGGAGGGCCTGGCCCAGTCCGCGCCGCGGCAGATCGAGCCGCAGAAGGAGTCCGCGCCGGCCGCCAAGGCCGTCGAGGAGACCGCCGCACCGGCCCCCAAGCAGGCGCACACCAACGCCGAGCTGGTCGAGATGCAGCTGGGCATCAACGCCGACGCGCCGCTCTGCTTCTCCTGCGGCACCAAGATGCAGCGGGCCGGCAGCTGCTACCTCTGCGAGGGCTGCGGATCGACCAGCGGCTGCAGCTGA
- a CDS encoding YdbC family protein, with the protein MLVKWIRLTVVDRRGFERGQRKWAGLLGEPGFRGQAGGWSRSRPGVAHLIGFWESRAFYDSFMARSHDRLAAAQAGTYKDPQVRLFEHEFDVKVGFRPAFGDADVLRLAHCRVRPDRVEHFVLMQEKVWNPAMAGSPGMLRGMVGRAPGEEFLVLSMWQSAAERGKYRPERVERLALRAQIAADVQAIAGDVVQLEPSWTV; encoded by the coding sequence GTGCTGGTCAAGTGGATTCGCCTTACCGTCGTGGACCGCCGAGGGTTCGAACGGGGGCAGCGCAAATGGGCCGGGCTCCTGGGGGAGCCCGGTTTCCGGGGACAGGCCGGGGGCTGGAGCCGGTCCCGGCCCGGAGTGGCGCACTTGATCGGCTTCTGGGAGAGCCGGGCCTTCTACGACTCTTTCATGGCGCGCTCGCACGACCGGTTGGCGGCCGCCCAGGCCGGCACCTACAAGGACCCGCAAGTCCGGCTGTTCGAGCACGAATTCGACGTGAAGGTCGGGTTCCGGCCGGCCTTCGGGGACGCCGACGTGCTACGGCTGGCGCACTGCCGGGTGCGCCCGGACCGGGTGGAGCACTTCGTGCTCATGCAGGAGAAGGTCTGGAATCCGGCGATGGCCGGTTCGCCCGGGATGCTGCGGGGGATGGTGGGCCGGGCACCGGGCGAGGAGTTCCTGGTCCTGTCGATGTGGCAGTCGGCGGCCGAGCGCGGCAAGTACCGCCCGGAGAGGGTGGAGCGGCTGGCGCTGCGGGCCCAGATAGCCGCGGACGTCCAGGCGATCGCGGGCGACGTGGTGCAGCTCGAACCCTCCTGGACGGTGTGA
- a CDS encoding TetR/AcrR family transcriptional regulator, with protein sequence MPRQVDHESRRRRIADAVCQLADESGLEGVTLRDVAARAEVSMGAVQRCFRTKEEMLVFALTHIGEQITARVTTRLASSPAQSARTTLGHAATEVALLQEQQRAEARVWLAFVAQAAVTPRLAASLRDSYAELQQLFARLIAEATGTATPQRSARALLALTDGLTTHVLIGHLSPTEALDVLDDHLTRLWGEAPT encoded by the coding sequence ATGCCCAGGCAGGTCGACCACGAGAGCCGGCGCCGCCGGATCGCCGACGCCGTGTGCCAACTCGCCGACGAGAGCGGCCTTGAGGGGGTGACCCTCAGGGACGTCGCGGCCCGCGCGGAGGTGTCCATGGGGGCCGTCCAGCGCTGCTTCCGCACCAAGGAGGAGATGCTGGTCTTCGCGCTCACCCACATCGGTGAGCAGATCACCGCCCGCGTGACGACACGACTGGCGTCCTCGCCCGCCCAGTCGGCCCGCACGACACTCGGGCACGCGGCGACCGAGGTCGCACTCCTGCAGGAGCAGCAACGCGCCGAGGCGCGCGTCTGGCTGGCCTTCGTCGCCCAGGCCGCGGTCACCCCGCGCCTGGCGGCCAGCCTGCGCGACAGCTACGCCGAACTCCAGCAGCTCTTCGCCCGGTTGATCGCCGAGGCCACCGGGACCGCCACCCCACAACGCTCCGCCCGCGCCCTCCTCGCCCTCACCGACGGCCTCACCACCCACGTCCTGATCGGCCACCTCTCCCCCACCGAGGCACTGGACGTCCTCGACGACCACCTCACCCGTCTATGGGGCGAAGCGCCGACATGA
- the nrdR gene encoding transcriptional regulator NrdR, with protein sequence MHCPFCRHPDSRVVDSRTTDDGTAIRRRRQCPDCSRRFTTVETASLMVIKRSGVTEPFSRTKVIAGVRKACQGRPVTEDALAKLGQRVEEAVRATGSAELTTHDVGLAILGPLQELDLVAYLRFASVYRAFDSLEDFEAAISELREQRDGSPAHDGSDEKAGEPALPVPVNAAD encoded by the coding sequence ATGCACTGCCCCTTCTGCAGGCACCCGGACAGCCGGGTCGTCGACAGCCGCACCACGGACGACGGAACGGCGATCCGCCGGCGCCGCCAGTGCCCCGACTGCTCCCGCCGTTTCACCACCGTCGAAACGGCGTCGCTGATGGTGATCAAGCGGAGCGGGGTCACCGAGCCCTTCAGCCGCACCAAGGTCATCGCGGGGGTGCGCAAGGCGTGCCAGGGGCGCCCGGTCACCGAGGACGCCCTCGCCAAGCTCGGCCAGCGGGTCGAGGAGGCGGTGCGCGCCACCGGCAGCGCGGAGCTGACCACCCATGACGTCGGGCTCGCCATACTGGGCCCGCTGCAGGAACTCGACCTCGTCGCGTACCTGCGCTTCGCGTCCGTCTACCGGGCGTTCGACTCACTCGAGGACTTCGAGGCGGCCATCTCCGAGCTGCGGGAGCAGCGCGATGGGTCGCCCGCGCACGACGGGAGCGACGAGAAGGCCGGCGAGCCGGCCCTTCCCGTGCCCGTCAACGCCGCCGACTGA